The following are from one region of the Ochotona princeps isolate mOchPri1 chromosome 4, mOchPri1.hap1, whole genome shotgun sequence genome:
- the LOC131480165 gene encoding pepsin-3-like, translated as MKWLLLLGLLALSECIVHKVPLVRKKSLRKNLIEKGLLKDYLKTHTLNRASKYFPKDVLASGSESLENYLDTEYFGTISIGTPGQDFTVIFDTGSSNLWVPSVYCSSAACSVHNQFNPDDSSTFEATSETISITYGTGSMSGILGYDTVNVGGIEDTNQIFGLSESEPGSFLYYAPFDGILGLAYPSISASDATPVFDNMWNEGLVSQDLFSVYLSSDDDSGSVVMFGGIDSSYYTGSLNWVPVSYEGYWQITVDSITMDGETIACADGCQAIVDTGTSLLTGPTSAISNIQSYIGASENSDGEMVVSCSSMYSLPNIVYTINGVQYPVPASAYILEEDGVCVSGFEGMDVDTYTGELWILGDVFIRQYFTVFDRANNQVGFAAVA; from the exons ATGAAGTGGTTACTGCTGCTTGGCCTGCTGGCACTCTCTGAGTGCATTGTGCACAA GGTCCCCCTGGTCAGAAAGAAGTCCTTGAGGAAGAACCTGATTGAGAAGGGCCTGCTGAAGGACTACCTGAAGACTCACACCCTCAACCGGGCCTCCAAGTACTTCCCCAAAGATGTCTTGGCCTCTGGTTCTGAGAGCCTGGAGAACTACCTGGAT ACTGAGTACTTTGGCACCATCAGCATTGGAACCCCCGGTCAGGACTTCACCGTCATCTTTGACACTGGCTCCTCCAACCTCTGGGTGCCCTCTGTCTACTGCTCCAGTGCTGCCTGCA GTGTCCATAACCAGTTCAACCCTGATGACTCCTCCACCTTTGAGGCCACTAGCGAGACAATCTCCATCACCTATGGCACTGGCAGCATGAGCGGCATCCTGGGATACGACACTGTGAAT GTTGGAGGCATTGAAGACACCAACCAGATCTTTGGCCTGAGCGAGTCTGAGCCCGGCTCCTTCCTCTACTATGCTCCCTTTGATGGCATCCTGGGTCTGGCCTACCCCAGCATTTCTGCCTCTGATGCCACACCTGTCTTTGACAACATGTGGAATGAGGGCCTCGTGTCCCAGGATCTCTTCTCCGTCTACCTGAGCTC TGATGATGACAGTGGCAGCGTGGTCATGTTTGGTGGCATCGATTCTTCTTACTACACTGGAAGTCTGAACTGGGTGCCTGTCTCTTATGAGGGCTACTGGCAGATCACCGTGGACAG CATCACCATGGATGGGGAGACCATCGCTTGTGCTGATGGCTGCCAGGCCATCGTGGACACTGGCACCTCTCTGCTGACCGGCCCCACCAGTGCCATTTCCAACATCCAGAGCTACATTGGCGCTTCTGAGAACTCTGATGGCGAG ATGGTTGTCAGCTGCTCCTCCATGTACTCCCTGCCCAACATTGTCTACACCATCAATGGAGTCCAGTACCCTGTGCCCGCCAGTGCCTACATTCTGGAG gAGGATGGTGTCTGTGTTAGTGGCTTTGAGGGCATGGATGTCGACACTTACACTGGCGAGCTCTGGATCCTGGGTGATGTCTTCATCCGCCAGTACTTCACCGTCTTTGACCGTGCCAACAATCAGGTTGGCTTTGCTGCTGTGGCTTAA